GAAACTCTCTGTGTCAAGAAATGCAAGCGTTCATGCAGGTAAGGAtgatactttatttatatatattagataattgcataaaaaataatgaataagtaatgaataaataattctcAAATAACCTaaagacacatatacagtatttccctctcttctttcccttccttctcgacatgtgtttctatctacctctttctccccaacactttcctcctctctctactcactcacctATTCACAGAGCAGCTATTTCCGCGAAAACGTTATTCGCCAACACAAAACGTTTTTGAAGCCTTGGACCTGTCATGTTCACCTACTCACttcctgtttttatattttattgtggGAAATGATACCGGTGTGCAACACGTACACCTAAAAGGAAAAGCTGgggctacatatatataattgtgtgcaaACTTCGTTGAGAATTTAGTACACGTCACGGAAAGACGCCGTGACGTCGTAGAATTGGTTAAACGTTTCCTCAGTCGTTGCGCAAGCTTTGGGCTTTATAAGGGGTCGAACGAGCCCAAGACGGGCACTCATCTTCTGCGTCGCCCTCAGAAAGCAACTCTGAAGATCCTCACTGAGCATGGCGGATCGGTACTTCTGCGTCTCCTTGTTGGTGGCGGCGTCGCTGGCGGCGTCGCAGGCGGCCCCGACGCCTGCGGGAAGCTCGGCTTCCTCCGCCATTCCCGTCATCCGGAACGGAACTCGCCTCGAAATCGGTCCCATGGAGAGGACCTTCGTGTTCTGCTCGGCGGAAGTGGAACCCGTCGCGGCCCTCCTCGACTACCAGGTGAGTGCGCGCAGTAGCGCCTGTTGGTTAAAaggttatgattatatatacgacTACCAGGCAAGTGCAGGCTCAAATGACCGTTTGGGAGTACTTGTGACGGACTGGTTGATTACATGGTAGAAAGAGTATCGAGTTTAATGTTATTCCAAATAATATTTCCACTGTTGCTTGCATACTGCATCGCGATACTTTATAGTCTTACAGTGTTTTATGAAACTGACTAAAGACGTCCAAGCCATCTGCAGGAAAACACAAAGCCTAATTCCCTTCCCTGCCAACAGGTGGCGTGGAGGGACAGTGACGGGCACTTCGTCAGCCAGGATCCTGAGACACCGCTGTTCGCTCTCGGCC
The Penaeus chinensis breed Huanghai No. 1 chromosome 22, ASM1920278v2, whole genome shotgun sequence DNA segment above includes these coding regions:
- the LOC125037176 gene encoding uncharacterized protein LOC125037176, encoding MADRYFCVSLLVAASLAASQAAPTPAGSSASSAIPVIRNGTRLEIGPMERTFVFCSAEVEPVAALLDYQVAWRDSDGHFVSQDPETPLFALGRGTHVPHSYLVLAPFSLDSAGVYSCVLFFRGQELASSTVDLQLKETRVA